In Fibrobacter sp. UWR2, the following are encoded in one genomic region:
- a CDS encoding cadherin repeat domain-containing protein, with the protein MNCNLDFAGQLLANQLYVGDDFKGENFKFVPFDPPILDIKFPELGEDGGLRENDQTVSIPISLDTNANVDVYFTYCFDLRDGVELSDFNYGVTDFPVCGVSTPVKVMIPEGSTVADRNIEINVKVDTLTELNDWLVIKIEIESGAVLPGNKTSGELKVKIIDADAKVKPSFDTTKVYSERENYTGFVDAIRVVNKTDSTTILLDSAYSGRYSLDPVTGALTLLTPVNYEVTQKDTIKVTLQNGSDAPIMRYFPITVIDVNEKPNVRDTVFTVNENATAGSFVGKVSASDPDVLNQAFGKLTYSLADSTAGMKRNFTIDGSGNVKVASGATLDYETMPAEFYVKVIVKDPQGLADTSVMTIRLKDVDEDPKIIVDDDDNGKDDTEDEEKCVSGCTTDNRGSGPDSILTVGVKENVPTGTVVFEYVVSDEDRDEVGRLIPELRDNNGTGVDSLFAIDVKQDAQTGKWKVVVSVKDSSKLDFENVKQNHEVTVVVRDSTNRADSIVRVIRIIDVNEMPTLAEQKFELNEHESSGAVVGTIESGDMDNDPKFTQNVFKAVSGDTAFFAVSADGVITAKKEFDYETERTTYEIVVAVTDKNDPTLTVTETMTIDIKNMPEVPHITDTEFEIEENVADSTEIGTITSKDPDGENDPRTYNLVEESDYVIVTEDGRILVKDSSKFDYETVTSISIKVSVTDLDNLSSDTVITIKLIDVNEAPDVPDQTITVKEDAEVGSDVGHIKATDPDSLTPEYSHLTYELVEESEQFDVKEDGTVVLKKELDYETDSVFVIKVRVTDGELADTALVTVKVGNVIEKSEVEITRAETRDSVWLNPDTIYINTTDLCIEWKADGVLMGPDCDLELEEGKNIITREYRDPGKDSSGIDTLVVFVSTQSPIVTVTKAVDEGKKPNIFTIVEEQDSRDSAFYVNSKNNDILVTVKDPVSGSKESFVVNVDLETVDIPSKTFTKTLEGFVDAGLTLNENPASGTVHTPVNDDKIAVSYTEVVNGQDLTVTYYTDKDGRIIRNEDGVKVMTVTYETKVGGDTVRISYQVDAVTGELVKTSGGYAKVSESSDKESAENDVAFTVTYDYVDKTGNVMTVSYGVDKKGNLVKNEDGNLGYEVSYTYTNKYGNSATQSVFIVLDQIPPKVEILSPLEGEILYSNFVEVKWTVDIGDGRGAIVQDTLVTQGLDKGGNVIVRFYRDKAGNEASDTIRVIMKNAKDVDIAVEKPVTVVTRDKVDEYYAKNEPEEGETFAVSIYNSKADKEIETMVGGEFDSKKGSGDEPYPGLTGHLGPTLGIETKVPTVNAVGGLATLDDLVNSDGLVVLQEVEGGKKVSVEEYVEKYCSDEFVESVGSDISSANLFKTRMRVKIWIYTSLGQFVDYYSFTQDLDDPNYVNDAGLLTLYFEMKPDRDGNVRSETGRLYATGAYVYKTEVELKSTLRCSLPPFHKNSKGEFVPKKGDHVKGSARTVKEDLLKSFGYKRPKMK; encoded by the coding sequence TTGAATTGTAATTTAGATTTCGCTGGTCAGTTGCTTGCAAACCAGTTGTATGTTGGAGATGATTTCAAGGGAGAAAACTTCAAGTTTGTTCCCTTCGACCCGCCTATACTCGACATCAAGTTCCCGGAACTCGGTGAGGACGGAGGCCTCCGGGAGAACGACCAGACCGTTTCGATTCCCATTAGCCTGGATACGAACGCCAATGTTGATGTGTACTTTACGTACTGCTTCGACTTGAGGGACGGCGTGGAATTGTCGGACTTCAACTACGGAGTAACTGATTTCCCCGTATGCGGAGTATCTACGCCGGTGAAGGTGATGATTCCTGAAGGCAGCACGGTTGCGGATAGGAATATCGAAATCAACGTCAAGGTCGATACTCTTACTGAACTGAACGACTGGCTAGTCATCAAGATTGAAATCGAGTCTGGCGCGGTCCTTCCGGGCAATAAGACCTCTGGCGAACTGAAGGTGAAAATCATCGACGCCGATGCTAAGGTCAAGCCTTCCTTTGATACGACGAAGGTGTATTCCGAGAGGGAGAACTATACCGGTTTCGTGGATGCCATCCGGGTCGTCAACAAAACGGATTCTACGACGATTCTGCTGGATTCCGCATATAGCGGGCGTTACTCGCTGGATCCCGTGACCGGCGCGCTAACCTTGCTTACCCCGGTGAACTACGAGGTCACGCAGAAAGACACAATCAAGGTGACATTGCAGAATGGGAGTGATGCCCCCATTATGAGGTACTTCCCGATTACTGTTATTGATGTGAACGAGAAGCCGAACGTTAGAGATACCGTATTCACGGTGAACGAGAATGCGACTGCAGGCTCGTTTGTGGGTAAGGTGTCTGCTAGCGACCCCGATGTACTCAACCAGGCATTTGGAAAACTGACCTACTCTCTTGCAGATTCTACGGCAGGTATGAAGCGCAACTTCACGATTGACGGTAGCGGTAATGTCAAGGTGGCTTCTGGTGCGACACTCGATTACGAGACCATGCCTGCCGAGTTCTACGTGAAGGTTATTGTGAAGGACCCGCAGGGCCTTGCCGATACGTCGGTTATGACCATCAGGTTGAAAGATGTCGATGAAGATCCGAAGATTATTGTTGACGATGATGATAATGGTAAGGACGATACCGAGGACGAGGAGAAGTGTGTCTCGGGTTGCACTACGGATAATCGCGGCAGTGGTCCTGACAGTATTCTCACTGTGGGGGTCAAAGAGAATGTGCCCACGGGAACGGTCGTGTTCGAGTACGTTGTGTCGGACGAAGACCGCGATGAGGTCGGACGCCTTATCCCGGAACTCCGTGACAACAATGGTACTGGCGTGGATTCGCTCTTCGCTATCGATGTGAAGCAGGATGCGCAGACTGGCAAATGGAAAGTAGTCGTGTCTGTGAAGGACAGTTCGAAACTTGACTTCGAGAATGTGAAGCAGAATCACGAGGTGACTGTAGTGGTGAGGGACTCTACGAACCGTGCAGACTCCATTGTGCGAGTCATCCGGATTATAGATGTGAACGAAATGCCGACGCTCGCGGAGCAGAAGTTCGAACTCAATGAACACGAGTCGAGCGGTGCTGTCGTGGGCACTATCGAGTCGGGCGATATGGACAATGATCCGAAGTTCACTCAGAACGTATTCAAGGCAGTTTCTGGCGATACGGCGTTCTTTGCGGTTTCTGCCGATGGCGTGATTACGGCAAAGAAGGAATTTGACTACGAGACCGAGCGCACGACATACGAAATCGTGGTTGCCGTGACAGACAAGAACGACCCGACGCTCACTGTTACCGAAACCATGACCATCGACATCAAGAATATGCCGGAAGTTCCGCACATTACGGATACCGAATTCGAGATAGAGGAGAATGTGGCAGATTCTACCGAAATCGGAACGATAACCTCGAAGGATCCCGATGGCGAAAATGACCCGAGAACTTACAATCTCGTGGAAGAAAGCGACTACGTGATTGTGACCGAAGACGGCAGGATTCTGGTAAAGGACTCCTCCAAGTTCGACTACGAAACCGTGACGAGCATAAGCATCAAGGTTTCCGTAACGGATTTGGACAACCTTTCTTCGGATACGGTTATTACCATAAAGCTCATTGATGTAAATGAGGCTCCGGATGTTCCGGACCAGACCATAACGGTGAAGGAAGATGCCGAGGTAGGTTCTGATGTGGGGCACATCAAGGCGACTGATCCGGATTCCCTTACGCCGGAATACAGTCACTTGACGTATGAACTTGTGGAAGAGAGCGAACAGTTCGACGTGAAGGAAGACGGTACTGTGGTGCTCAAGAAGGAACTGGACTACGAGACGGATTCCGTGTTCGTAATCAAGGTGCGCGTGACCGATGGTGAACTTGCGGATACGGCGCTTGTGACCGTGAAGGTCGGTAACGTCATCGAGAAGTCCGAGGTGGAAATCACCCGCGCCGAGACCCGTGATTCCGTATGGCTGAATCCTGATACCATCTATATCAATACGACTGACCTCTGCATTGAATGGAAGGCCGACGGTGTGCTCATGGGGCCCGATTGCGACCTTGAACTCGAAGAGGGTAAAAATATCATCACGAGGGAGTATAGGGATCCGGGCAAGGATAGTTCCGGCATCGATACGCTTGTCGTATTCGTGAGCACGCAGAGCCCCATCGTGACGGTGACGAAGGCTGTCGACGAGGGTAAGAAACCGAATATATTCACGATTGTCGAGGAACAGGATTCCCGTGACAGCGCCTTCTACGTGAACAGCAAGAATAACGATATCCTTGTAACAGTGAAGGACCCTGTCTCTGGTTCGAAGGAATCGTTTGTCGTGAATGTGGACCTTGAAACGGTGGACATTCCGTCGAAGACGTTTACCAAGACGCTCGAGGGCTTCGTAGATGCGGGCCTTACCCTGAACGAGAATCCGGCTTCCGGTACGGTTCACACGCCGGTCAACGACGACAAGATTGCGGTCAGCTATACCGAGGTCGTGAATGGTCAGGATCTCACCGTTACCTACTACACCGACAAGGACGGCCGTATCATCAGGAACGAGGATGGCGTAAAGGTCATGACGGTCACCTACGAGACGAAGGTGGGCGGTGATACCGTGCGAATCTCCTACCAGGTCGATGCGGTCACGGGAGAACTGGTGAAGACTTCCGGTGGCTATGCGAAGGTCTCTGAATCCTCGGATAAGGAATCCGCCGAAAACGATGTGGCGTTTACGGTTACCTACGACTATGTCGACAAAACGGGAAACGTGATGACCGTTTCCTATGGCGTCGACAAGAAGGGGAATCTCGTGAAGAACGAGGATGGCAACCTTGGTTACGAAGTCAGCTACACCTACACGAACAAGTATGGCAATTCGGCCACGCAGTCCGTGTTCATCGTGCTTGACCAGATTCCGCCCAAGGTGGAAATCCTCTCTCCGCTGGAAGGTGAAATCCTCTACTCGAACTTTGTGGAGGTGAAGTGGACTGTGGATATCGGCGATGGCCGCGGCGCGATTGTACAGGACACCCTCGTTACGCAGGGCCTAGACAAGGGTGGCAATGTCATTGTGCGCTTCTACCGTGACAAGGCGGGCAACGAGGCCAGCGATACGATACGCGTCATCATGAAGAACGCGAAGGACGTGGATATAGCGGTCGAGAAGCCGGTGACGGTCGTGACCCGTGACAAGGTGGACGAATACTACGCGAAGAACGAGCCCGAGGAGGGCGAGACCTTTGCGGTGAGCATCTACAATTCCAAGGCGGACAAGGAAATCGAGACGATGGTCGGAGGCGAGTTCGACAGCAAGAAGGGTAGCGGTGACGAACCCTATCCAGGACTCACGGGTCACCTTGGCCCCACGCTCGGAATCGAGACTAAGGTCCCGACTGTGAATGCCGTGGGTGGACTTGCGACTCTTGACGACCTAGTCAATTCCGATGGCCTTGTGGTGCTCCAGGAGGTCGAGGGCGGCAAGAAGGTCTCTGTCGAGGAATATGTGGAAAAATACTGCTCCGACGAGTTCGTGGAGAGTGTCGGTAGCGATATCTCGAGCGCAAACCTCTTCAAGACCAGGATGCGGGTGAAGATCTGGATTTACACGAGCCTTGGGCAGTTTGTGGACTACTATTCGTTCACGCAGGACCTGGATGACCCGAATTATGTGAACGATGCGGGCCTCCTCACGCTCTACTTCGAGATGAAACCCGACCGCGATGGCAATGTCCGCTCGGAAACGGGCCGCCTGTATGCGACCGGAGCCTATGTCTACAAGACCGAGGTCGAGCTCAAGTCTACGCTGCGCTGCTCGCTGCCTCCGTTCCATAAGAACTCGAAGGGCGAATTCGTCCCGAAGAAGGGCGACCATGTGAAGGGCTCGGCCAGGACTGTAAAAGAAGACCTGCTGAAGAGTTTTGGCTATAAACGCCCGAAAATGAAGTAA